ACGTTATAAGCTGGAATGCCGTAACCATGCTCAGCAGCATGATCCAGCAACAGTCTCATTGGGACAAGCGCCATAAGTATCCTCCTAGTGTTTTCTCGCCGCTTGGCTTGTTACACAGCAATAGGTAACTCTACCTATCAATATTAAGGTAACTTTGATTTATAACGAAATTTTTCGATAAGCTGAAACTACTCTAAAGGATATCAGCCTGCCGACAAAATTGCTTTAGCCGTTTGGGAGCCCATGACAATTCCCTAATCTGCAGCGATAGAGTCTGCTCTCTATCCTGCTTGCGATCGCACCTAAGCCTGTGACCACAAGTAGCTCCAGCAGCATCGACCTACAGTGGCAAAGGCAGCAATATTCTCTGTGCAATATTCTCTGTAAATATGGGTCGCCTGGGATTCGAACCCAGGACCAATCGGTTAAAAGCCGAGTGCTCTACCGCTGAGCTAGCGACCCGAAACGGGCAGTTCGCATTCCTGAACACGATTACTCAATCTAGCACACAAGCACAAAACATTGCGAGTCGATTCGTGCTTCTCCATGCTTCTCTAAGGCCAGACTAGATAATAGCGCCGTAGGCAGGAGCCAGACCTGATGAACTGGCGCAGCAGATCTCCGCGGTCTTTTCGGTGAGCTTGGTTTGCATCGATCCCGATTGAGACAAATTTACCGGCTGATCCGGAGATCCTGTCTTTGGTTGGGCATTCTATAGAGTAAGCACATCTTCGGGTCGTATTTCCTGTTCCGTATACAGATAGCCTATCCATACCGTCTGCCAATGAACTCATCCGATCGGTCCCAAATCGCTCTGGAGCGATTATTAGCGAGGGTTCCCCCCCGTGTTGCTGCCAGCTTTGCCCCAGAACAACTCGAGGCGATTCAAAAAGCGTTAGAGCCCCGTCCCTGGCAGCGCCATCCTGTTGACATTCGCCTGTCTATCCCTTTGCTCTGGCGACGATTTTATTTGGTGCTGATCGCCGGAGAAGAGCAGCGATCGCAAGAGCGACGGTCTAAAGACCGCACATTAAATCCCCTATGGACCCCAGCCAACCTAATCATTGTCAGCATCATTACTGGCACTGGCGTTTTAGCCATGATAGCCCTGGTCACCCTCGGCGGCATGGAACTACCTCGATGGCAACGCACCGTTTTCCCTACAGACGTTCCGTTTAAGGAAGATCGGCAGAGTTGTGAAGAGAGTGGTCGAGTGTGGCGGGATGGAGAATGTATTGATTTTGAGCACGATCCAACCTTTTAATCCAGTTAATCCAGTGCCGTTGACGCTAGCTCTTGAGGGCTAGCGTTTTTCGTTTCGTAAACTAGCCTCTATGGTCCGACCTGACGGGGTGATTCACTAATTTTTTACAGAACATTACGGTAGCTTGAATTGATTGACGAACCAGGCCGTAGACTTTAAGGAACATCTCCATAATCAGCCTACAACGTCATGTTCCCAGTTCATCGTCCGCGACGCCTTCGCAGCCATCCTCAGCTCCGCCGTATGGTGCGGGAGCATGTCGTCACTACCGGCGACTTAATCTATCCCCTGTTTGCGGTGCCTGGCTCAGGGGTAGCGCAGGAAGTTAAGTCCATGCCAGGGGTGTTTCAGTTATCGGTAGATAAGCTCGTCGAAGAAGCCAAAGAAGTCTATGAGCTGGGCATTCCAGCAATTATTCTATTTGGCATCCCCGATACCAAAGATGAAGAGGCCACTGGGGCCTGGCATGACTGTGGCATTGTACAAAAGGCCACTACGGCCGTTAAAGCAGCCGTTCCCGATCTGATCGTGGCGGTGGATACCTGCCTGTGTGAATATACGTCCCATGGCCATTGTGGCTATTTGGAAGTCGGGGATCTGGCTGGGCGCGTGTTGAACGATCCCACCCTAGAGTTGCTGAAGAAAACAGCCGTCTCTCAAGCGAAAGCGGGGGCGGATATCATTGCGCCCTCAGGCATGATGGATGGCTTTGTGCAGGCAATTCGTTCCGGATTAGACGACGCTGGCTTTAAGCAACTGCCAATTCTCTCCTACGCCGCCAAGTATGCCTCTGCCTATTACGGACCATTCCGGGATGCCGCCGAGTCTGCCCCCCAGTTTGGCGATCGCCGCACCTATCAGATGGATCCGGCCAATGGCACCGAGGCCCTGAAGGAGATTGAGCTAGATATCGCGGAAGGGGCCGACATGCTGATGGTGAAACCGGCCCTGGCCTACATGGATATTATCTGGCGCGTTAAAGAGGCGACTAATCTACCGGTGGCAGCCTATAACGTCTCCGGAGAATACTCCATGATCAAGGCTGCTGCCTTAAACGGCTGGGTCGATGAGCAAAAAGTAGTGATGGAAACCATGCACGGCTTCAAGCGAGCGGGGGCTGATCTGATTCTGACCTACCACGCCAAGGACATTGCCCGCTGGTCAGAGGCTGATTAACCTACAATCCGGGTTTATGGCGAAGAGGAGACGTTGAATGACGTCCCCTCTTTTGGCATTTGGCCTGGCGCGCATCTAGCGAGTAGGCCGATGTTGGCCTAGACAGTCGCCACTGCCTCAGGGCCAGGCAGTTGAGTCAGCACCAGATCGTTGTAGTCGAAGTCACTCCAGTCTTCGAATCCCCAGCTGTTGCCACTGTGGTCCCAGCGTCCCTGGCTTTGCAGGCTGTCTGCAAGGGTCACCAGCTTGTTGCTGTTCCCCCGTGTCAGCATGGCGGGAGCCAGATACTGGCCATTGAGGGTATCAAGATCCAGTTCGAAGATCTCCGAGGCGCCATCGTCGACTCCCCATTGCACATCTAACAGACGTTCCCGCACCGCATCGTCGTAGCCAGCCTGACCTGGCAGCACGGTTTGGCCATTGACCTCAATGCCGCCTTGGCTATCGGTGAGATAGAAGCTGAGCAGATTGTCGCTGGCAGATTCTCGGGTCAGTTCAAAGCTGAGGCTAGATTGGCCGGTGATATCGATTAGGGTATCCAGAGGCGCTTGGGGCTGCACAGGGGACTCTACCAACAGCTGATTGGCAGGCAGCACTGCTGGCTGGTTGGAGACGGCTGCCCCACCACGGCCTTGACTCACCGGTAGTGACGAGTTGATCAGATCGAGGTTATCGATCAGCAGGGCTGAGTTCACTGAGGTATCGCCGACATCGGCCACGCCAATGGCCACGTTGTAGACACCAGTCTGAGTAAACTCATAGGTGAAGGCATCGTACCCGGTCTGATTAGCGTAGTCAGCTCCGCCGAAGCTGACGACATCGCTGCCGGTATCGGCGAGTTCACCACCAAACTGGGAATCGATGACAACGAAGCCAAAATCGTTGAAAGAGGGGCTAGGGGTGGCTTCGTTGGTCAGGAAGCTCCAATCGAAGCTGAGGGTATCGCCGGCATCGGCTTGGAAGGAGAACACTTCAATGGCTGAGCCCTCTTGGACATCACCATTGCCCATGGCATCCAGCGCCCCAGCCTGTAACCCCAAGAAAGATTCTAGGGCGGCTTCTGGAGCAGCTCCATCGGCGGTGGTCACGAGGGCTTGATATTGTCCCTCGGTGGGATTGGCCCCAAAGCTGTTAGTAACCACCGAGGTATCGCCGAGGCTGCGCCAACCGGTGAGGTTACCGACTTCAAAGCCCCAGTTGTTCAGGGACTGACTGTCTAGCAGGGCAAAATTATCCACCAGGAGACCGGAGTTGACGGATGAATCGCCTTCGTCGACGACGCCGAGGCCGATGTCGTAGGTGCCATCCTGGGCAAAGATGTAGTTGAAGGTGCCGTAGCCAGTTTGGTTACTGAAGCCACTGCCGCCGAAGCTGACGAAGTCGGCTTGGGTATCGGCCAGTTCGCCGCTGAAGGCATCGCTGATGGTGAAGAAGCCGAAGTCGTTAAAGGAGCTAGGAGTTAGTTCGTTGGTGAGGAAGTTCCAGTCGAAGCTGAGCAGGTCACCCGCCTGGACGGTGATGGCAGCCAGCTTCAGGGCAGACCCGGTGGTGACATTGCCATTGCCGAACACATCTAGGCTGCCGGGATTTAATCCCAGAAAACTTTCCAGGCTGGCCTCATCGACAGAGCCACTGCCATTGGTGAGCAAGGCCTGGTAGGTGCCATCGGTAGGACCCACTCCGATGGTGTCGGTCTCGATGGTGGTCGCGCCCAGGGTGGACCAGCCGGTAAAGTCGCCGAATTCGAAGCTGAGGTTGTCACTGGGGGTAGTGCCAGGATTCAGGGCGTTGAAGGCATTGAGCCGGCCGCCAGTTACGGTTTTGCCGGTTAAAGCCGCCACCGGATCGACGCCGTCGAGGATGGCTTGTTTGACCTCCTGGAAGGAGAGGCTGGGATCTTGACTGAGCACCTGGGCGGCTACTCCGGCTACATGGGGCGTGGCCATGGAGGTGCCGCTGAAGCTGGCATAGCCACCAGGAATGGTGCTTAAGATGTCGACCCCGGGGGCAGCCAGATCCACAGAGGTGGCGCCGTAGTTGGAAAAGCTACCGAGTTGATCGGTGTGGTCGGTGGCGGCGACGGCAATGATATTGTCCAGGTCGTAGTTGGAGGGATAGTGGGGAATTAGGTCATTGTTATCGCCAATGCCGTCGAGGCCACCATTGCCGGCGGCGGCGATGAAGAGCTGATCGGCAGCTCCGGCGGCTGCGATCGCATCGTAGATGGCCTGGCTAGGGGAACTACCGCCCCAGCTGTTGTTGGTCAGATCGGCCCCCATTAGGGTGGCGTATTCGATGGCCTGGGTGATGGCGAAGGTGGTGGTGGTACCGGCGGCATCGAAGATTTTTAGGGCCATCAACTGGGCATCAGGAGCGACCCCGGCAACGCCGATGCCATTATTGGTTTCGGCAGCAATGGTGCCGGCCACATGGGTGCCATGGCTATTGTCATCTATGGGATCAGAATCATTGTTGATGAAGTCATAGCCGTAGACATCATCGACATAGCCATTGCCATCGTCATCGAGGCCATTACCGGCGATCTCCCCGGCGTTGATCCACATGTTGTCGTTGAGATCGGGGTGGGTATAGTCAATGCCACTATCAATGACGCCGACCACCACAGTGTTGCCAGTGCTCTGCTGCCAGGCCTCGGGGGCATCGATATCGACATCGGGGATGCCACCGGTTTGACCGGTGTTATGCAGGCCCCACTGGTCTGACAGGTCGGGATCATTGGGCAGCGGTGGTGTGGTTGGCGTATTTGTCGGTCCCCCTTGCAGGGTATAGATGGCGTTGGGTTCGATGTACTCCACCAGAGGGTGATCCTGGTAGGCGGCGATGGCTTCTGCTGTGGTCATGCCATCGATCTGCCACAGTTGCAGCGCATCGCCAGAGGCGGTGGCTAAGACCGAAGCCTGTAAGCCGTTCTGAAGTTGGTCAGCACCGGCCAGGCTAGCGCCTGACTTAAACTTGATGATGACTTCACCGGCTTTGATTGGGTTAGACGAGCGGGCGGAGAAATTCATGGTTAGCTCCTTGATTTAGACAGGTTGGGGGGAGCCTGTCAGCAGATGCCATCCCTGATTCCATCACGTCTCTGGCCAGCCTGGGATAGTTAATCCTGCCGTTTTCCGGCCTAGACTGCGTATGGGGCTTTATGGAGAACACACCGCATCTGCTGGGGTTAGTCGAGGGCTCCAACCTTGCGGTCATCGATGAGTACGTCTCACGACGCTGCACCTATGCACTTGATTGACGGACACAAATCTCATGGCTGGCGGCTAGAAGCCGCACCTATTGCGTTTGTCAGGTAGCTGAGGACATCGAGAATCGCTCCCATGCCTAGACTAGGGAGCTACCCGACCGCAACCGTCCTAAGCATAGGCACGGTTGCTATGTACAGACACTAGTACAGAAAGGCAGAAGGAAAAGGGCAGAAGGCAGAAGGCTTCAATTCAAAATTCAAAATTCAAAATTCAAAATTTATTGCTACCTTGCCGATGCGATGCGATCCACAACGGCTGATCGACCATCCCTTCCGCAGGGTCCAGGGCGGTAGTTCGACTGCGTTGCTCCTGCGGAGCCGCTTTGCGAACACCACAAGCGGTTCGCCCTGGTCGTAGGAGTCCGAGGGGAACGAGATCCCCTCGGGCGAGCACCCCGAGCTACCCAATTAAGCGTAGTCTTATCAAGGTCTACTACTCACACCGATGCGACGCGATCCACAACGGCTGATCGACGCAGGCCGACTTTTGTATAGCAGCGGTTTACTCAAAGAGAAGCCACTTCGCCCCGCCTTAACGTTTTGTCTTGCCCGCTTCATGGGCTCACCATTGAGTCTAGAGCCGTTCCGCCAGATAAGCCCGAAACCCAGCCATTTTGCCATTGTCGTTCCAGCGCTCCCCAAAACGCTTGAGGGTCTCAATCAGATGGGGCTCTCCGTCCTGGAGGGCAGGGTCAAAACCCAGCAGCTCTCTTTGGGGAGTCAGGCTGCTCCAATCCTCGACCTCGGGTTGCCACCACAAGACTCGACAGATGCGATGGTACCAGAGGCCTTCTTCATAGGCTTCACAGTCCAGAATTTCGACCAGGTGAGTGAGTCTGCCGTTTTGGATCAGGGCCACCTGATCTGCCGCTTCAAGTTGATTCGCCTTATCGGTATGAAACCCCAGAGGAAAGACCGTGACGTAGTTATGGTCAACAGTGTGCGGCATGTCTCGGATGCGATCGCGCGTGTAGGCCCACCCACTGGGGTCATGGATGACCTTGACCCACTTCAGCTTTGAGAGGTCGATATGACTCATGTCCATAACTCAGTAAGGGGCTGTCAGGCCGGGCAGGAAGCAAGGGCAGAGCCATTACCTGGTTGATGCTCGACTAAGTATCTGCAGGCGATTCAGCGGCGGTCTCAGGGGCAGCCTCGGCGGGGGTGGCGTCGGTTGTTGTCTTCTCGGCGGAGTCAGCCGCAGGGGCTGCGGGTTGGGGGGTTGCCCGGGAAGGCTTGGGACCGCGCATCAGGGCTGGGTTAACTGGCGGTTTAGGCGTATCTCGTTCACCGCGGTTGCGATCGCGTTTGCCTTTGCCCTTACCCGTCCCCGCTGCTTCTGTTGCCGGGGGTCTTGCTGATCTCGGGACGCTGGAGACGATTCGGCGCTCTCTGCTTGTTTGGCTCGCTCAGAGCGCTTAATGGGACGGTCGACCATGGCTAACCCTTGCTAAACACCTAGCTGATCCTAGCGTGAAGCAGTCGCCAGGCAGTGGCTACCCCACTATTGGCTGGATACGGCAGCCGACTCAATGCCCGAAGCTCAGCCCGAGTGAATAAGTCGCTGGGGCTCAGAAATAGGACTAAACATGCAGAGAGCTATCCCCATGCAGAGCCCCATGCAAAGCCCTAACCTTGGCTGCGGTTTGGCTCAATGCCAGACTAAACACAACTTCTTGCCTATTGCCGCTATGGATACCGCCAGCCAATACTGGCATCTCATTCGGCTGACTGGGGCTGGCGATGGCCATAGCCACATGGTGCCTCAGGTCAAGACCTGGCTGCAGCCATGGTTAGCCGATGATATTAAGGATGCCGAGACCACTCTGCAGCAGCGGCTGATCACGATCTGGCAGGCCAATCACGGCCAAGCCGACCTGGCCCAGCTGAGTCTGCGCTGCTTTATCAGTCATCAGATTCGCGATGTCTGCCTGCAATTGGCCCAGCGCTTCGGCCCTACCCATGGCTTTAGCGCCCGGGATTTATTTCCCCTGGTATTAGACGATGACGGCCAGCTGCAGCCCAACCACCGCCCCTTCACCCTGGAGATTCTAGACACCTACGACCCGACCCAGGCCAATCTCGGCGCCTGGGCCCGGCGGCTCACCCAGCACCATCGCGATCTGAATCAGGCCTTGCTGGAGCAGGGCCTCTATCGGGCCAGCGATTGGGCTATCCTCAACGACACCTCTGTCAAGCAGCTGCAGCGGATTCTGCAGGACTACCACCACTGCAGTGATCACGAAATCAGCCGGGCCAGCCGGTTACTGCAGCAGTATCACCAGGTGTATCGTCGCGATCGCATCCGCAACCGCCAGGGAAGTGCCAACACTCGCTGTCAGCCCCCCAGCCGGGAACAGTTGCAGCGCATTGAGCCGGCCATGGCGCCGAGATCATTGCTACACCGGCTCAAGACCCTGGCCAGCCAGCTGCGGGCCTATCGCATTCACGTCCGCAGTGGTCACCCCATTCCCTATAGCGATGCCGCCGTCGACTGGACCCAGGTAGCCGACCCTAGGCAGTCCTGCCCCAATGATGACGATCAAGCTGCCTTCTTGGCCGCCTATCGCCAGGCCCTGGAGCAAGACCTGGACGCCGCCATTGCCGACAGCATTACCACCGCCATCACCCAGCTACGGCAGCGCCGCCCGCCCAAAGATGACCCCTATGTCGAGGGCCTGTATTTATTCCACTGCCAGGGGATGGCCATGGGGCAACTGGCTCCCCGGCTGGGCCTCAGTGGTCAGGTGCAGGTGAATCGGCTGCTGCAGCTGAAACGCCTGCGGGCCGAGGTGCGTCATCGCCTGATTCCTAGCCTCTGCCAAACCGTCTACCAAGCGGCCCAACCCTATGTGTCTGCCGCCCAGCTCCAGCAGCTGAACCAGACCCTGGAGCAGCTATTGACCCAGGAGGTGGATCAGCTCCTGGACGAGGCCCGATCGGAAGCGCAAATTCCTAAAGATCGCACGGCTCAGAGTCTGTTTGCCCGTCGTCTCTGCCACGTAATTCATCGCTTTCTGTCGTCCCCTGAGACAGCCCTTGAATGAGTCGTTCTTCCCACACCGTCACCATGATGATTTCTATGAGCACTCCCGTGTCGCCCCAGGATTTTGACATTGCCCCTTGGCGCCCTAACACTGTGACCCTGCCAGAGACAGCAGTGCAGTGGGCCCTGCAGACATGTCAACCGATCCCAGATCCGGCCCAACAATGGCAGATATTTCTACAAGCGCTGGCGCTACAGGGGTTTCAGCAGTGGTTAGCTGCTGGCACCTTAGAGTTGCCCCTGAGTGATGCTGGCCAACAGCAGCTGGAGGCAGGAATGACGACTTATCAGGTGGAGGGGTTCCGCCTCTGCCTGGTGGCCCAGGGTAGCCTCAGCGATGACCGGGTGACCCTGCCAGCAGCCAGCCTAGCGGCGACCAACGCCCATGCCCATTTCTGGGTTTTGCTGGAGGTGCAGGAAGAGGTCAACCAGGTGACGGTGCTGGGCAGTCTGCGTTGCGATCGCATCACCGCGGCCCAACCCCTGCGGCCCAACGCCGAGGGCAGCTACACCGTGCCCATCGCCGCCTTCGACACCGCCCCCGAAGAGTTATTGCTGTACCTGAGCTGTTTGGACCCGGCCCAGTTGGCCGCCCCCAGCCTGGTTCGTCCCGCCGCCGAGGATATTCACCCCGGCGCCACCGACCGGCCCATCAATGTGGGCCGCTGGCTACAAGACCAGCTAGACGCCATGGCCGCCAGTCTGGCCTGGACCCTGCTGCCGCCCCTGGTGCCCACCACCGCTGGCCTGCGCAGCCCCAGCGAAACCTTGACGGCGATGCTGGAGGAGCTGGAACCGACCCTGCCGGTGCCGGAGACGGCCGAGGGGCCTACACCGGATTTGCAGCGCTTTGGCTTGCCCTTTCGGCTCTATGCCCTCACCTGGACCCTGTTTGAATCGGCAACCCCGGAATGGTCTCTCCTGTTGCTCCTGGGTCCGGTCGACGGCCGTCAGCTGCCTGCCGGGATCCGGCTGATGCTGCAGGATCAGCACACCATCCTGGTGGATCAGACCCTGAGCACCGACGCCGACGCCACCTATCTCTACGGCCAGGTCATCGGCACCTGGGAGGAAGAGTTCATGGCCACGGTGCAGTTACCCAGTGGCTCTACCCTCACCTTCCCCCCCTTTGTGTTTAACCCTGCCCCCTAGAGGCCGCCATGATCTATCGACTCACCGTTCACAAGATTGACCACAGCTGCCTGTTCGAACTGACTTGGGGCCAAAGCCAGCGGCTGACCGCCAGCCTGCCCTATCCCCCGGCCTTGACCACCCTCTACGGCGCCTGGCAGCGGGCCTATGTGACCTACTACCAACAAGGACTGCGGGGCCGGCCCGGGGCCGTGGGGCAGGTCTCGGCGATGGCCAAGCTGGACTGGCACAGCCAGGTGGTGCAGGCAGAAGCCCGCCTCCTCTCGGAGTTCCATCGCTGGCTGCGCCACGAGGCCCTCTTCGATCTGCGGGCCGAGTTAATGCGGCGGTCGCCGTCCGCAGCCGGTACTGCCGAGACGCGAGAACTATTTCTAGCCTGTTCTCCCCTGGAGCTGGCTCGTCTGCCCTGGGAGACCTGGGAAGTGGGGGCCGATCTGGGCCAACCGGGTCAGATTCAAATCGTGCGCTCCCCCGCCACCATCCGTTCGCCCACCGCTGATCAGCAGCCGATACGCCGGGGCAAACCTCGGGTGCTAGCCATCTTAGGCGATGAGACGGGGCTCGACTTCGCCGGCGATCGCACCGCCCTCAAGGCCCAAAAGCAGCAGCTAGAGGTGCACTATCTGGGCTGGCAACCCCAAGAAGATGCGACCGCCCTGAAGCAGCGCATCTGCCAGACCCTGGCCGACTCCCGAGGCTGGGATGTGTTGTTATTTGCCGGCCACAGCAACGAGGAGCAGCTGCTGGCCGGGCAGATCGCCATTGCCCCCCATACGTTTATCTCGGTCAAGGAACTGGCCCCCTATCTGCAGCAGGCCCAACGGCGGGGGTTGCGGTTTGCCCTGTTTAATTCCTGCAATGGCCTGGATATCGCCAATGGCTTGATCAGCCTGGGCCTGAGCCAGGTGGCGATCATGCGGGAGCCGATCCATAACCAGGTGGCCCACAGCTTTCTGCTGCAGTTTCTGCAGCGGCTAGCCAACCACGAGGACGCCCAGGCGGCTCTGATGGGGGCCTGTCAGGATCTAAAGCTGGAAAAACAACTCACCTATCCCTCGGCCTATTTGGTCCCTTCCCTGTTTCGCCACCCCGATTCGCGGCCCTACCGGATCCCGCAGCGGGGCTGGTGGCGGCGCTGGCGACCCCGCCGCCGAGAAATGCTGGGGGTTGCGGCCCTGGCTCTGATCTCCCTGTTGCCGCCGGTGCAAGACTGGTTAATGAATCAACGGGTGCGATCGCAAGCCATCTATCGCCAGCTCACCGGTCAGATCGCGCCCCAGTCCAGTCCTCCCATCATGCTGGTGCAGATCGACGACCGCACCCTGCAGGAATGGCGCATCGCCGAACCCCTGCCCATCGACCGCACCCTGCTGGCAGCGATCGTCACCCAGCTCAACCAACTGCAGGCACCGGTGGTGGGGATTGACTACCTGCTGGATCGGCCCCTGGCCGCAGATGCCCAGTTGCGACGCGCCCTCACCCAGGGAATTATCCAGGGAGACCGCTGGTTTGTGTTTGGGGCCAAGCGCAACCATCGGGGGGAGTGGCTGACGGTGCATGCCGATGTGGCCTCGCTGAACTGGAGCCTGGAGGGCGACATCTGGGTGCCCTGGTGGCACATTCGCCCCCGGGGCTGGTCGGATCGGCCCCGGCCCTTTAGCTACCAACTGGCCATGGCCTACCACCTCAGCCAAACCCCAGCCGGCCCCGTACCCGACCTGGCCAGCCGGCAATCCCTCCAGACCTTGATTCAGGACCACTGGCAGGCCACCCAGCAGCGGCCCCCCTTATCACCGCGATCCCGTTTACACCCCATCACCAATGGCTCTTACTGGCTCTATCAACGCTGGTTGCAGCCCCTGTTAGATTTCTCCATGCCGCCCCGGCAGGTGTATACCGCCGTGCCCGCCTGGCAACTGCTGCAGGCCCCCGAGCAGGTAATGGCTACCCTGGGACTCGACTCCTTGGCCGATCGGGTGGTGATCGTGGCCGCCGGGGGCTACGACGAGGCCGGCTCTGCCGCCGGTGGTGGGGACAACTGGCCGCCGCCGCCGGCGATGGCTTACTGGCGGGATTCTGCGACCACCGGCCTCACGGGGGGCGAGGCCCATGCCTACATGGCCCATCACTTCTTGACCGGCCACCTGGTGGTGCCCCTACCCGATCTCTGG
This portion of the Halomicronema hongdechloris C2206 genome encodes:
- the hemB gene encoding porphobilinogen synthase, with product MFPVHRPRRLRSHPQLRRMVREHVVTTGDLIYPLFAVPGSGVAQEVKSMPGVFQLSVDKLVEEAKEVYELGIPAIILFGIPDTKDEEATGAWHDCGIVQKATTAVKAAVPDLIVAVDTCLCEYTSHGHCGYLEVGDLAGRVLNDPTLELLKKTAVSQAKAGADIIAPSGMMDGFVQAIRSGLDDAGFKQLPILSYAAKYASAYYGPFRDAAESAPQFGDRRTYQMDPANGTEALKEIELDIAEGADMLMVKPALAYMDIIWRVKEATNLPVAAYNVSGEYSMIKAAALNGWVDEQKVVMETMHGFKRAGADLILTYHAKDIARWSEAD
- a CDS encoding S8 family peptidase, translated to MNFSARSSNPIKAGEVIIKFKSGASLAGADQLQNGLQASVLATASGDALQLWQIDGMTTAEAIAAYQDHPLVEYIEPNAIYTLQGGPTNTPTTPPLPNDPDLSDQWGLHNTGQTGGIPDVDIDAPEAWQQSTGNTVVVGVIDSGIDYTHPDLNDNMWINAGEIAGNGLDDDGNGYVDDVYGYDFINNDSDPIDDNSHGTHVAGTIAAETNNGIGVAGVAPDAQLMALKIFDAAGTTTTFAITQAIEYATLMGADLTNNSWGGSSPSQAIYDAIAAAGAADQLFIAAAGNGGLDGIGDNNDLIPHYPSNYDLDNIIAVAATDHTDQLGSFSNYGATSVDLAAPGVDILSTIPGGYASFSGTSMATPHVAGVAAQVLSQDPSLSFQEVKQAILDGVDPVAALTGKTVTGGRLNAFNALNPGTTPSDNLSFEFGDFTGWSTLGATTIETDTIGVGPTDGTYQALLTNGSGSVDEASLESFLGLNPGSLDVFGNGNVTTGSALKLAAITVQAGDLLSFDWNFLTNELTPSSFNDFGFFTISDAFSGELADTQADFVSFGGSGFSNQTGYGTFNYIFAQDGTYDIGLGVVDEGDSSVNSGLLVDNFALLDSQSLNNWGFEVGNLTGWRSLGDTSVVTNSFGANPTEGQYQALVTTADGAAPEAALESFLGLQAGALDAMGNGDVQEGSAIEVFSFQADAGDTLSFDWSFLTNEATPSPSFNDFGFVVIDSQFGGELADTGSDVVSFGGADYANQTGYDAFTYEFTQTGVYNVAIGVADVGDTSVNSALLIDNLDLINSSLPVSQGRGGAAVSNQPAVLPANQLLVESPVQPQAPLDTLIDITGQSSLSFELTRESASDNLLSFYLTDSQGGIEVNGQTVLPGQAGYDDAVRERLLDVQWGVDDGASEIFELDLDTLNGQYLAPAMLTRGNSNKLVTLADSLQSQGRWDHSGNSWGFEDWSDFDYNDLVLTQLPGPEAVATV
- a CDS encoding DUF1822 family protein, whose amino-acid sequence is MSRSSHTVTMMISMSTPVSPQDFDIAPWRPNTVTLPETAVQWALQTCQPIPDPAQQWQIFLQALALQGFQQWLAAGTLELPLSDAGQQQLEAGMTTYQVEGFRLCLVAQGSLSDDRVTLPAASLAATNAHAHFWVLLEVQEEVNQVTVLGSLRCDRITAAQPLRPNAEGSYTVPIAAFDTAPEELLLYLSCLDPAQLAAPSLVRPAAEDIHPGATDRPINVGRWLQDQLDAMAASLAWTLLPPLVPTTAGLRSPSETLTAMLEELEPTLPVPETAEGPTPDLQRFGLPFRLYALTWTLFESATPEWSLLLLLGPVDGRQLPAGIRLMLQDQHTILVDQTLSTDADATYLYGQVIGTWEEEFMATVQLPSGSTLTFPPFVFNPAP
- a CDS encoding CHASE2 domain-containing protein, coding for MIYRLTVHKIDHSCLFELTWGQSQRLTASLPYPPALTTLYGAWQRAYVTYYQQGLRGRPGAVGQVSAMAKLDWHSQVVQAEARLLSEFHRWLRHEALFDLRAELMRRSPSAAGTAETRELFLACSPLELARLPWETWEVGADLGQPGQIQIVRSPATIRSPTADQQPIRRGKPRVLAILGDETGLDFAGDRTALKAQKQQLEVHYLGWQPQEDATALKQRICQTLADSRGWDVLLFAGHSNEEQLLAGQIAIAPHTFISVKELAPYLQQAQRRGLRFALFNSCNGLDIANGLISLGLSQVAIMREPIHNQVAHSFLLQFLQRLANHEDAQAALMGACQDLKLEKQLTYPSAYLVPSLFRHPDSRPYRIPQRGWWRRWRPRRREMLGVAALALISLLPPVQDWLMNQRVRSQAIYRQLTGQIAPQSSPPIMLVQIDDRTLQEWRIAEPLPIDRTLLAAIVTQLNQLQAPVVGIDYLLDRPLAADAQLRRALTQGIIQGDRWFVFGAKRNHRGEWLTVHADVASLNWSLEGDIWVPWWHIRPRGWSDRPRPFSYQLAMAYHLSQTPAGPVPDLASRQSLQTLIQDHWQATQQRPPLSPRSRLHPITNGSYWLYQRWLQPLLDFSMPPRQVYTAVPAWQLLQAPEQVMATLGLDSLADRVVIVAAGGYDEAGSAAGGGDNWPPPPAMAYWRDSATTGLTGGEAHAYMAHHFLTGHLVVPLPDLWLVLVAALVGKALTMAAARWPDPLRWRLILGLATAGYGLLTLQLYIGGALLPTVAAARGNGVVLSLALLEDSP